In Kitasatospora viridis, a single window of DNA contains:
- a CDS encoding LLM class flavin-dependent oxidoreductase, producing MSTSQHLHLAAALDGAGWHPAARHQPQAAPRPFTLDHWAGQARQAEDALLDFVTVEDPLSRAPGPGEELDRRLGHTLHRLDALTLAGALAARTTRLGIIPTVVVNTVQPAPVAKAIATLDHLSAGRAGLRTQLSPTKPIPLEVLFTPEVQAQLRGSFDRAADLVKVVRALWDGVTEERALAELVPGRFAGADSAGDWEFSPTASTAPRPPQGHPVVFTLAHISIPWRYGAQATDVVSVTPHDLDEVRAAVAEIREEQQAVGRAGQRVHVFADLLVHLDAEPGAAKARRERLDEALGAEHASDTLVFTGTPAELADLLQDWQSAGLTGYRLRPASTAHDLPAIATGLVPELQRRGAFRTGYAEDTLRERLALGTVAP from the coding sequence GTGAGCACCTCGCAGCACCTGCACCTGGCCGCCGCCCTCGACGGGGCCGGCTGGCACCCGGCGGCCCGCCACCAGCCGCAGGCCGCCCCGCGGCCGTTCACCCTCGACCACTGGGCCGGGCAGGCCCGGCAGGCCGAGGACGCCCTGCTCGACTTCGTCACCGTCGAGGACCCGCTGTCGCGCGCCCCCGGCCCCGGCGAGGAGCTGGACCGCCGGCTCGGCCACACCCTGCACCGGCTGGACGCACTGACCCTGGCCGGCGCCCTGGCCGCCCGCACCACGCGGCTCGGCATCATCCCCACCGTCGTGGTCAACACCGTCCAGCCCGCCCCGGTCGCCAAGGCGATCGCCACCCTGGACCACCTGAGCGCCGGCCGCGCCGGGCTGCGCACCCAGCTCAGCCCCACCAAGCCGATCCCGCTGGAGGTGCTCTTCACGCCCGAGGTGCAGGCCCAGCTGCGCGGCAGCTTCGACCGGGCCGCCGACCTGGTCAAGGTGGTGCGGGCGCTGTGGGACGGCGTCACCGAGGAGCGGGCGCTGGCCGAGCTGGTCCCCGGCCGGTTCGCCGGCGCCGACAGCGCGGGCGACTGGGAGTTCTCCCCCACCGCCTCCACCGCGCCCCGCCCGCCGCAGGGCCACCCGGTGGTCTTCACCCTCGCCCACATCAGCATCCCGTGGCGCTACGGCGCCCAGGCCACCGACGTGGTCTCGGTGACCCCGCACGACCTCGACGAGGTGCGCGCGGCCGTCGCCGAGATCCGCGAGGAGCAGCAGGCAGTCGGCCGGGCCGGGCAGAGGGTGCACGTCTTCGCCGACCTGCTGGTGCACCTGGACGCCGAACCGGGCGCGGCCAAGGCCCGGCGCGAGCGCCTGGACGAGGCGCTGGGCGCCGAGCACGCCTCGGACACCCTGGTCTTCACCGGGACCCCCGCCGAGCTCGCCGACCTGCTGCAGGACTGGCAGTCGGCCGGGCTCACCGGCTACCGGCTGCGCCCGGCCAGCACCGCGCACGACCTGCCGGCGATCGCCACCGGCCTGGTCCCCGAGCTCCAGCGGCGCGGCGCCTTCCGCACCGGCTACGCCGAGGACACCCTGCGCGAGCGGCTGGCCCTGGGCACCGTGGCGCCCTGA
- a CDS encoding MFS transporter — MTTQDQPSVAEPPTPAAPAAPTPSRAGSLALAVIVTCQLMVAVDGNIVNIALPRIQSGLGFSPDGLAWVFSAYSLAFGGLLLLGGRASDILGRRRMFVWGLLLVVVASLLGGLAPNPALLIAARAAQGVGFAFAAPAALSLIAVTFKEGPERARALGVFSTVAGLGITIGLILGGLLTTLSWRLVFFVNVPIGLAAVFLATRQLAETEKHPSRPDVVGALTSTAGMTAVVYGLINASSAGWGSATTVVALVVGLLLLAGFVVTESRVAQPLISLRLFAQRARSGAYAIFLLLFAAMGGTYFLLSLYVQDGLGFHPLTAGLAFLPMAVAQFGTARSAAKLIPKYGAKTLIVTGAALMLADSLWLAATGPHSGYLTGLFGPLVLLGAGLGLGFVPLNMTILAGLAPKETGSASGLLQAVQQIGLSLGVAVLATLYGGSLHGAQHPDRAQLADGLSTAVVAAAAFSGVAVLLGLLVITRPRPKP, encoded by the coding sequence ATGACGACCCAGGACCAGCCATCCGTGGCCGAGCCACCCACCCCTGCCGCGCCGGCGGCACCGACGCCCAGCCGGGCCGGCTCGCTGGCCCTCGCGGTGATCGTGACCTGCCAGTTGATGGTGGCCGTCGACGGCAACATCGTGAACATCGCGCTGCCCCGGATCCAGTCCGGCCTCGGCTTCTCCCCCGACGGCCTGGCCTGGGTGTTCAGCGCCTACTCGCTGGCCTTCGGCGGGCTGCTGCTGCTCGGCGGGCGGGCCAGCGACATCCTCGGGCGCCGGCGGATGTTCGTCTGGGGCCTGCTGCTGGTGGTCGTCGCCTCGCTGCTCGGCGGGCTCGCCCCGAACCCCGCGCTGCTGATCGCCGCCCGGGCCGCCCAGGGCGTCGGCTTCGCCTTCGCCGCGCCCGCCGCGCTCTCGCTGATCGCCGTCACCTTCAAGGAGGGCCCAGAACGCGCCCGGGCGCTCGGCGTGTTCTCCACCGTCGCCGGGCTCGGCATCACCATCGGGCTGATCCTCGGCGGCCTGCTCACCACGCTCTCCTGGCGCCTGGTGTTCTTCGTCAACGTGCCGATCGGCCTGGCCGCCGTGTTCCTGGCCACCCGTCAGCTCGCGGAGACCGAGAAGCACCCCAGCCGCCCGGACGTGGTCGGCGCGCTCACCTCCACCGCCGGCATGACCGCCGTGGTCTACGGCCTGATCAACGCCTCCTCGGCGGGCTGGGGTTCGGCCACCACCGTGGTCGCCCTGGTGGTCGGCCTGCTGCTGCTGGCCGGCTTCGTGGTCACCGAGTCGCGGGTCGCCCAGCCGCTGATCTCGCTGCGGCTGTTCGCCCAGCGCGCCCGCTCCGGCGCGTACGCGATCTTCCTGCTGCTGTTCGCCGCGATGGGCGGCACCTACTTCCTGCTCTCGCTCTACGTCCAGGACGGCCTGGGCTTCCACCCGCTGACCGCGGGCCTGGCCTTCCTGCCGATGGCCGTCGCCCAGTTCGGCACCGCTCGCAGCGCCGCCAAGCTGATCCCCAAGTACGGCGCGAAGACGCTGATCGTCACCGGCGCGGCGCTGATGCTCGCCGACAGCCTGTGGCTCGCCGCCACCGGCCCGCACAGCGGCTACCTGACCGGGCTGTTCGGCCCGCTGGTGCTGCTCGGCGCCGGACTCGGGCTCGGCTTCGTCCCGCTCAACATGACCATCCTGGCCGGCCTCGCGCCCAAGGAGACCGGCTCGGCCTCCGGGCTGCTGCAGGCCGTCCAGCAGATCGGCCTCTCACTCGGCGTCGCGGTGCTCGCCACCCTCTACGGCGGCTCGCTGCACGGCGCCCAGCACCCCGACCGGGCCCAGCTCGCCGACGGCCTGTCCACCGCCGTGGTCGCCGCGGCGGCGTTCAGCGGCGTCGCCGTGCTGCTCGGCCTGCTGGTCATCACCCGGCCCCGGCCCAAGCCCTGA
- a CDS encoding TetR family transcriptional regulator encodes MSESDPAPVGRGERRTRSRQAILAAARQLFSELGYEQTTVRAVAHRAGVDPALVMKHFGSKEQLFDAVSEIGLSFGGALGGPADQLGDRLLAHVLADIDGRPDRSMPVLRSMLTHPQAAEAVRCAVADPGDSAVADALTGDDVELRASLVGAVVLGLLVARYLLRVPEVDHAPAARLVELLGPCLRPLLAADAASGGGATADGATADGMSAGGMSAGGMSVDHGSAGPLAGLAAAESARLAAAEEVDRLAREALAGGASYGEVGQLLGISRQAARKRWPRTEEADSLATT; translated from the coding sequence ATGTCAGAGTCGGACCCGGCGCCGGTGGGGCGCGGCGAGCGGCGCACCCGCAGCCGGCAGGCGATCCTGGCCGCCGCCCGCCAGCTGTTCTCCGAACTCGGCTACGAGCAGACCACGGTGCGCGCGGTGGCCCACCGGGCCGGGGTGGACCCGGCGCTGGTGATGAAGCACTTCGGCTCCAAGGAGCAGCTGTTCGACGCGGTCTCGGAGATCGGCCTCAGCTTCGGCGGCGCCCTCGGCGGGCCCGCCGACCAGCTCGGCGACCGGCTGCTGGCGCACGTGCTGGCCGACATCGACGGCCGCCCCGACCGCAGCATGCCGGTGCTGCGCTCGATGCTCACCCACCCGCAGGCCGCCGAGGCGGTGCGCTGCGCGGTCGCCGACCCCGGCGACAGCGCCGTGGCGGACGCGCTGACCGGCGACGACGTGGAGCTGCGGGCGAGTCTGGTGGGGGCCGTGGTGCTCGGCCTGCTGGTCGCCCGCTACCTGCTGCGGGTGCCCGAGGTCGACCACGCCCCGGCCGCCCGGCTGGTCGAGCTGCTCGGGCCGTGCCTGCGGCCGCTGCTGGCCGCTGACGCGGCCTCGGGCGGCGGGGCGACCGCCGATGGGGCGACTGCTGACGGGATGTCGGCCGGCGGGATGTCGGCCGGCGGGATGTCGGTGGACCACGGGTCCGCCGGTCCGCTCGCCGGGCTGGCCGCCGCCGAGTCGGCCCGGCTGGCGGCCGCCGAGGAGGTGGACCGGCTGGCCCGGGAGGCGCTGGCGGGCGGGGCCTCCTACGGCGAGGTCGGCCAGCTGCTCGGGATCAGCCGGCAGGCGGCCCGCAAGCGCTGGCCGCGCACCGAGGAGGCGGACTCCCTGGCGACAACCTAG
- a CDS encoding TIGR03621 family F420-dependent LLM class oxidoreductase, with translation MTRPFRFGLGKLAIPDDAEQWQQVSKEVESQGYDVLLVPDHLGRTAPFPPLVAAAAATNLRVGTLVLNTGFYHPPLLAREIATVDRLTGGRLEIGLGTGYVHAEFEALGLDPGTPKDRVDTLERTVLELRRLLAQPDHVPAVVQDPLPLLIAGNGNRVLRLAARHGDIVGFIGMRYDPTAAGGLRLIPRAELADRVAYFDGVVGERAAQVEKNLLLQAVIVTEDRDAAIRHVAATQLPVPLTELEQTPLLLIGTVQQIIDQVKELRDSFGFSYFTVMDIHQEAFAPVVEALAGT, from the coding sequence ATGACCCGACCGTTCCGCTTCGGCCTCGGCAAGCTGGCCATCCCCGACGACGCCGAGCAGTGGCAGCAGGTGTCCAAGGAGGTCGAATCGCAGGGCTACGACGTGCTGCTGGTGCCCGACCACCTGGGTCGGACCGCGCCGTTCCCGCCGCTGGTGGCCGCCGCGGCCGCCACCAACCTGCGGGTGGGCACGCTGGTGCTGAACACCGGCTTCTACCACCCGCCGCTGCTGGCCCGCGAGATCGCCACGGTGGACCGGCTGACCGGCGGCCGGCTGGAGATCGGCCTCGGCACCGGTTACGTGCACGCCGAGTTCGAGGCGCTCGGTCTGGACCCGGGCACGCCCAAGGACCGGGTGGACACGCTGGAGCGCACCGTGCTGGAGCTGCGCCGACTGCTCGCCCAGCCGGACCACGTGCCGGCCGTGGTGCAGGACCCGCTGCCGCTGCTGATCGCGGGCAACGGCAACCGGGTGCTGCGGCTGGCCGCCCGGCACGGCGACATCGTGGGCTTCATCGGGATGCGCTACGACCCGACTGCGGCCGGCGGGCTGCGGCTCATCCCGCGCGCCGAACTCGCCGACCGGGTCGCCTACTTCGACGGCGTGGTGGGCGAGCGGGCGGCGCAGGTGGAGAAGAACCTGCTGCTCCAGGCGGTGATCGTGACGGAGGACCGGGACGCGGCGATCCGGCACGTGGCCGCCACCCAGCTGCCGGTGCCGCTGACCGAGCTGGAGCAGACGCCGCTGCTGCTGATCGGCACGGTGCAGCAGATCATCGACCAGGTGAAGGAGCTGCGGGACAGCTTCGGCTTCTCCTACTTCACCGTGATGGACATCCACCAGGAGGCGTTCGCGCCGGTGGTCGAGGCGCTGGCCGGCACCTGA